One genomic segment of Bacteroidales bacterium includes these proteins:
- a CDS encoding T9SS type A sorting domain-containing protein — translation MKAFFLLVTLFACNLAFSQHIQFNWQGCFYQSGYELNSYEPSIVSTGDGYMILSLVETGNIIQPGDMMETDIRLVKIDSIGNFLWEKYFGGSDNEDAENICSADSGNYYIFGSTGSADGGATIPPYLPDGGLWLIKIDESGNKIWDRVVGNPIPIYGYGSDCIVTNDLGLITRVNTVGNGGDVNVSYGGFDAWLLKINSLGSIDWDFTLGTEGADFGGSPIQTSDNGYLIPLMCNPGSNGNILCDPNLHSTSIGRAVIVKLDSARNIEWQQCMGATDHIGFTNALEVNDGYIIGGFASTSDGAVEGAGYHLGYNNQGGQTADLWLRKIDFNGNLIWQKCYGGSGDDFPLQLLKTSDGNLVVFGQTGSRNGDVTGIHANPPYLYPLSEDVWMLKVNGTNGNLLWNRCIGSVEREFINNGVVQVNDKDYMLAVNTIFGNNGDINCYDPEKEHYVWVSSIKDTTNYIGITELLDLDNLINIWPNPADNYVTIELSRRFEGAETKAELFDYTGKHLMSQMLTGQQPILTIGTLPSGMYILKLNYHGVINYKKFFKK, via the coding sequence ATGAAAGCTTTTTTCTTGCTCGTGACGCTTTTTGCATGCAATCTTGCTTTTTCTCAACACATACAATTCAATTGGCAGGGATGTTTTTACCAGTCCGGATATGAACTTAATTCTTATGAACCAAGTATTGTTTCAACAGGTGATGGTTATATGATTCTATCACTTGTGGAAACGGGCAACATCATTCAGCCTGGGGATATGATGGAGACCGATATACGACTTGTAAAGATCGACTCTATAGGGAATTTCTTATGGGAAAAATATTTTGGAGGCTCGGATAATGAAGATGCAGAAAACATTTGTTCTGCTGATAGTGGAAACTATTATATTTTTGGTAGTACCGGCTCCGCTGATGGTGGTGCAACTATACCACCCTATTTACCAGATGGCGGTCTGTGGCTTATTAAAATAGATGAATCTGGAAATAAGATTTGGGACAGGGTCGTTGGAAATCCAATCCCTATATACGGTTATGGATCCGATTGTATTGTGACAAATGATTTAGGGCTTATAACTCGTGTAAATACTGTTGGTAATGGTGGAGATGTTAATGTGAGCTATGGTGGTTTTGATGCTTGGTTATTAAAAATTAATTCATTAGGTTCAATTGATTGGGATTTTACATTGGGTACTGAAGGTGCTGATTTTGGAGGTTCACCAATTCAAACCTCGGATAACGGTTATTTAATACCTTTGATGTGTAATCCTGGTTCAAATGGGAATATTTTATGTGATCCAAATTTGCACTCAACATCAATTGGAAGGGCTGTAATAGTAAAACTGGACTCTGCACGTAATATTGAATGGCAGCAATGTATGGGAGCTACAGATCATATTGGCTTCACCAATGCTCTTGAAGTGAATGACGGGTATATAATTGGGGGATTTGCTTCTACAAGTGATGGCGCTGTTGAAGGCGCGGGATATCATTTGGGTTATAACAACCAGGGGGGACAAACTGCTGATTTATGGCTGCGTAAAATTGATTTTAACGGAAACTTAATTTGGCAAAAATGTTATGGTGGCTCGGGAGACGATTTTCCATTACAGCTCTTAAAAACTTCCGATGGCAACCTGGTGGTGTTTGGACAAACTGGGTCCAGAAATGGCGATGTTACTGGAATTCACGCCAATCCCCCGTATCTTTACCCCCTTAGTGAAGATGTTTGGATGTTAAAAGTAAACGGGACAAATGGCAACCTGCTTTGGAATCGGTGTATTGGTAGTGTTGAGAGGGAATTTATAAACAATGGTGTTGTGCAAGTCAATGATAAAGATTATATGTTAGCTGTCAACACTATTTTTGGAAATAATGGAGATATTAACTGTTATGATCCTGAAAAGGAACATTATGTATGGGTAAGTAGTATAAAAGACACTACAAATTATATAGGAATAACAGAGCTATTAGATTTAGACAATCTAATAAATATCTGGCCCAATCCAGCTGATAACTATGTCACTATTGAATTATCACGACGATTTGAAGGGGCAGAAACAAAAGCTGAGTTATTTGACTACACAGGTAAACATCTAATGAGTCAGATGTTGACAGGTCAACAACCTATCCTAACCATTGGCACCTTACCATCAGGTATGTATATTTTAAAACTTAATTACCATGGCGTGATAAATTATAAGAAATTTTTCAAAAAATAA
- a CDS encoding T9SS type A sorting domain-containing protein: MKTTKLLKHFLVLTCIAISGIHAQSQIVTSTSGYQPSDTYYESLPIMTLSPQSASVVLPNEVDNSTKPYYPQKDNSTSVYVFDQYPGASCQSVSSIWSTFTYEINRLRNLTSNQQTTRYAPFFSYNHLNHGFNNWEGYTQLEIVHSFLKQSGAMTDFEFDGPQNYDTYDAWRWPSGYELYYNAMKNKLESVYKFDMSIPKDYSGDPAVEFKLEQNLQLMKIYLYDHNENTPNNGGIITYGVTCESGTVLLKYPSAHINENVMYETNYEAGGGHAMAIVGYCEDVQFDWGGAVGADGKITGDGICRNNYDNNLDGIYDMQDWEVGAVKVYNSYGLDYDHDGYRWMLYSTLPLITTSYPIGPYWGNHEFCALKPKMVNEPQVVLKVEIEARYRNDLKLGCGSAPLANYGTYSESSPNYYTGYINDGGDNYIQGKDASGNDLVDPIKLLFDYSYFYPNNDYGKVFLINEKNTTNDGKINSLSLVDYRWGEEFELPYEGVTPFSIGSPLAAGIEYDLIVQGPLAPEIDQNTTFEANMVSRFNPTVSNNTTLTVNPGVRIDMYNSTITCNPGSTLQLGDNVIFRARRGTNKILIYGTIQAGLNIKFESNPGATLEVIYANASYEALLNQCVFENTNLTIQAGTLTVQNSTFYLGEENKVIVKQASKLNLGNSLLTKSGIGQWRGIEVWGTSSCHQFSINGLVEQGSIELLNGSVIEYAYNGITNWEPNNYDAIGGIIKANGTAFRNNRRAIEFVKYRNFNPISGQEMDNISSFTNCTFEINDDYLSNAAPYYSQVSMWHVKGIKFAGCDFVNSRTNNISGYAIHSIDAGYHISAICMSNIIPCPQADLDKTYIKGFQYGVHASNSETSYTVDVENCKFSNNGYGVLLQAVNNVSVVKNKFEIGTALDCSNWGYGIVMNGCSGYAIEDNTFVKVNSTPNASFSGIEIVNSGPSYNEIYRNTFQGVTVSSLADLQNSSIPAHTLPPTGLTFLCNTNIENKYDFYVTNKKETTISPYQKSGSLAAGNSFSSNANINFDNGGGSKVFYCYAPGQDPFTYYGLQLIPTTNINSCPSHYGSSEMNNIILNSNVLIQKEQEFATGFSAYNNVKAVYQTLVDGGSTANTIDEIQTTASTNMWELRNDLLGRSPHLSQEALREAAIKTDVLPESVLFEILAANPDEMRDEKFLDFLKSKDIPLPEYMIELLREIAGNTSYKTIMQEQLNHYDYQKTVAANDILRSKLNDDEIDQSGILNWLDNKADLYSRYEMIDTWIQCGNTSAAMSLLSQIPELYSLSETEIIDYQNFSNIKSLQIAMKNSSRNIMQINSEEIEVLSAIAATNLGIASGQAKGILEYAVGVNYCHCTPLDDALKHSFVVPSNHSYQQEKIEVKLSPNPATTWLAFDYILPEKVSSIEIEITDGQGRLIDKISLAGKHGQRILDTRSYTPGIYFYKTSKHQNVAGKFIVK, translated from the coding sequence ATGAAAACAACTAAATTACTAAAACACTTTTTAGTATTAACTTGCATTGCAATATCTGGTATTCATGCACAATCCCAAATTGTTACTTCGACATCAGGGTATCAACCAAGTGATACCTATTATGAGTCATTACCTATTATGACTTTATCTCCTCAGTCTGCATCTGTTGTACTTCCAAATGAAGTTGATAATTCAACCAAGCCATATTATCCTCAAAAAGATAATTCGACTTCTGTATATGTTTTTGACCAATATCCAGGTGCTTCGTGTCAAAGTGTATCCAGTATTTGGAGCACATTTACCTATGAAATTAATCGCTTAAGAAACCTTACCTCTAACCAACAGACAACTCGTTATGCTCCATTCTTTTCCTATAATCATTTAAATCATGGTTTCAATAATTGGGAGGGCTATACTCAACTAGAAATTGTACATAGTTTTCTGAAGCAATCAGGTGCAATGACTGATTTTGAATTCGACGGTCCACAAAATTATGACACATATGATGCATGGCGTTGGCCTAGTGGTTATGAATTGTACTATAATGCTATGAAAAATAAGCTAGAAAGTGTATATAAATTTGATATGAGCATTCCTAAAGATTACTCTGGAGATCCAGCAGTCGAATTCAAACTTGAACAAAATCTTCAACTGATGAAAATTTATCTTTATGATCACAATGAAAACACTCCCAATAATGGAGGTATAATAACTTATGGTGTCACATGTGAATCAGGTACTGTACTGCTGAAATATCCTAGTGCTCACATTAATGAAAATGTAATGTATGAAACAAATTATGAAGCTGGTGGAGGACATGCTATGGCAATTGTTGGATACTGCGAAGATGTTCAGTTTGACTGGGGAGGAGCAGTTGGGGCAGATGGAAAAATCACTGGAGATGGAATTTGTAGAAACAATTATGATAATAATCTGGATGGGATATATGATATGCAGGACTGGGAAGTTGGAGCAGTTAAAGTTTATAATTCCTATGGTTTAGATTATGATCATGATGGATATAGATGGATGCTATATTCAACATTACCTTTAATTACAACCAGCTACCCAATTGGTCCATATTGGGGAAATCACGAGTTTTGTGCATTAAAACCAAAAATGGTCAATGAGCCACAAGTTGTTTTGAAGGTTGAAATCGAAGCACGGTATCGCAATGATTTAAAATTAGGATGTGGTTCAGCGCCACTCGCAAACTATGGAACATACTCTGAGTCATCACCAAATTATTATACAGGTTATATTAATGATGGCGGAGACAATTATATTCAAGGTAAAGATGCTTCAGGAAATGATCTTGTTGATCCAATCAAGCTACTTTTTGATTATAGTTATTTTTATCCTAATAATGATTATGGGAAAGTATTTTTGATAAACGAAAAGAATACAACAAATGATGGTAAGATAAATAGTTTATCTCTGGTCGACTATAGATGGGGAGAGGAATTCGAATTGCCTTATGAGGGGGTTACTCCTTTCTCAATTGGTTCACCTTTAGCTGCTGGAATAGAATATGACCTGATTGTTCAAGGTCCATTAGCACCTGAGATTGACCAAAATACAACATTTGAGGCTAATATGGTGTCAAGGTTTAACCCCACCGTCTCCAATAATACTACATTAACTGTTAATCCGGGAGTAAGAATCGATATGTATAATAGTACTATTACATGTAATCCAGGCAGCACTCTTCAACTTGGTGATAATGTAATTTTTAGGGCTAGGAGGGGTACTAATAAAATTCTCATCTATGGAACTATTCAAGCAGGTTTGAATATTAAATTTGAGTCAAATCCAGGTGCAACATTAGAAGTGATTTATGCAAATGCTTCATATGAAGCACTTTTAAATCAATGTGTGTTTGAAAACACAAATCTTACTATTCAGGCTGGTACCTTGACAGTTCAAAATTCTACTTTTTATCTAGGAGAGGAAAACAAAGTTATTGTTAAACAAGCATCAAAACTAAATCTAGGTAATTCTCTACTCACAAAATCAGGAATTGGTCAATGGCGTGGAATAGAGGTCTGGGGAACTAGTTCATGCCATCAATTCTCAATAAATGGTTTAGTAGAACAGGGCTCAATCGAATTGTTAAATGGTTCAGTGATAGAGTATGCTTATAATGGTATTACTAATTGGGAACCAAATAATTATGATGCTATTGGGGGAATTATTAAAGCAAATGGTACTGCCTTTAGAAATAATCGTAGAGCTATCGAATTCGTAAAGTACAGAAATTTTAATCCAATTTCTGGCCAAGAAATGGATAATATTAGTTCTTTTACTAATTGTACATTTGAAATAAATGATGATTATCTTTCAAATGCAGCACCATACTATTCTCAGGTTTCAATGTGGCATGTAAAAGGCATAAAATTCGCTGGTTGTGATTTCGTAAATAGTAGAACTAACAACATATCAGGATATGCTATACATTCGATTGATGCTGGTTATCATATTTCCGCCATTTGCATGTCAAATATCATACCATGTCCTCAAGCCGATTTAGATAAAACATACATCAAAGGATTTCAGTATGGAGTACATGCATCTAACTCAGAAACATCCTATACTGTTGATGTAGAAAATTGTAAATTTTCAAATAATGGTTATGGAGTATTACTTCAAGCAGTAAACAATGTATCTGTAGTTAAAAATAAATTTGAAATAGGCACCGCTCTAGATTGTTCCAACTGGGGATATGGCATAGTTATGAATGGATGCAGTGGATATGCTATAGAAGACAACACATTTGTAAAAGTGAATTCCACTCCAAATGCTTCGTTCTCTGGGATTGAGATAGTCAATTCGGGACCTTCTTATAATGAGATATATCGAAATACCTTTCAAGGAGTGACTGTTAGTTCTCTGGCTGATCTTCAAAATTCATCGATACCCGCTCATACCCTTCCTCCAACTGGTCTTACTTTTCTTTGCAACACAAATATTGAAAACAAATATGATTTCTATGTTACGAATAAAAAGGAAACTACTATCTCTCCTTATCAGAAAAGCGGATCGTTAGCTGCAGGAAATAGTTTCTCCTCAAATGCCAACATCAATTTTGATAATGGTGGAGGATCAAAAGTATTTTACTGTTATGCCCCAGGCCAAGATCCATTTACTTATTACGGATTGCAGTTGATACCTACAACAAATATTAATTCTTGTCCATCTCATTATGGAAGTTCAGAAATGAACAATATTATTCTAAACTCTAACGTGTTAATTCAGAAAGAGCAAGAGTTTGCAACAGGATTCTCAGCATATAATAACGTTAAAGCTGTTTATCAAACATTGGTAGATGGTGGAAGTACTGCTAATACAATTGATGAAATTCAAACTACTGCATCGACAAACATGTGGGAACTTAGAAATGATTTATTAGGAAGATCTCCTCATTTATCACAAGAAGCCCTCCGTGAAGCTGCAATAAAAACTGATGTACTGCCGGAATCAGTTCTTTTTGAAATTCTTGCAGCTAACCCAGATGAAATGCGAGATGAAAAATTTCTTGATTTCCTTAAATCAAAAGATATTCCTCTTCCTGAATACATGATTGAGCTTCTCAGAGAAATAGCAGGCAATACTTCATATAAAACTATCATGCAAGAACAACTAAATCACTATGATTATCAAAAAACAGTAGCGGCAAATGATATTTTGAGAAGTAAACTTAATGATGATGAAATTGATCAATCTGGAATTCTAAACTGGTTAGACAATAAAGCTGACCTCTATAGCCGGTATGAAATGATTGATACCTGGATACAATGTGGTAATACATCAGCTGCGATGTCTCTGCTTAGCCAAATTCCTGAATTATACTCATTGTCAGAAACAGAAATAATTGACTATCAGAATTTCAGTAATATCAAAAGTTTACAAATTGCTATGAAGAATTCAAGTAGGAATATAATGCAAATCAACAGTGAAGAAATAGAAGTACTTTCTGCGATTGCTGCAACTAATCTTGGGATAGCATCAGGACAAGCCAAAGGTATTCTAGAATATGCAGTTGGAGTAAATTATTGCCATTGTACACCTTTGGACGATGCTCTAAAACACTCATTTGTTGTTCCTTCTAATCATTCATACCAGCAGGAAAAAATTGAAGTAAAACTGTCTCCAAATCCAGCAACTACTTGGTTAGCATTCGATTATATTTTACCTGAAAAGGTTTCTTCAATAGAAATAGAAATTACGGATGGACAAGGCCGTCTCATTGATAAAATATCCTTGGCTGGTAAACACGGTCAAAGGATACTTGATACAAGATCATATACTCCGGGTATTTATTTCTATAAAACAAGTAAACACCAAAATGTAGCTGGTAAATTTATAGTAAAATAA
- a CDS encoding T9SS type A sorting domain-containing protein, translated as MINYSRLSFILLLLFYSYDLSSQNFWQLLGSCDTATLRGIKVDSFGRIYIGSMDSDYGGFFRSDDNGQTWQSKSNGMQSGFFRALTLGNDSSLFVSSSLGVYRSIDLGEHWQLMYDASMDLEHNSIEFGYDSVLLLGGGRDKAILRSVDGGVTWENVLNLYNPLYYEYITDFIFGPNQVIYACSRFTYNWSNNNPKVYYSTDNGNTWSVFFDPYTECGFETIEFDNLGRLLIGGWGGIYRYDFSTTIWEHISLNTIVSDIFTVSDGRIFLACDPSAGGWGGVLQSVDSGNTYSLPLNSGLNSLNAQMFACDYIGRLLLISWNFIYYSNDTIFTPVPDLTEENICSVTCYPNPFKDYIIFQSNINDNTNIEIFKTDGKLIQNFVLGPYHEQKLPTEKFLTGLYIVSIEVESNRYYIKLIHY; from the coding sequence ATGATAAACTATTCAAGATTAAGTTTTATACTTCTACTTTTATTTTATTCATACGATTTGTCTTCTCAGAATTTTTGGCAACTCTTAGGCTCTTGCGATACCGCTACACTAAGAGGAATAAAAGTAGATTCTTTTGGACGAATCTACATAGGATCTATGGATTCTGATTATGGCGGATTTTTTAGAAGTGACGATAATGGTCAAACTTGGCAATCTAAAAGCAATGGAATGCAAAGTGGTTTTTTTAGAGCACTCACATTAGGAAACGATAGCAGTCTTTTTGTTTCAAGTAGCTTAGGTGTTTATCGTTCAATTGACTTAGGGGAGCACTGGCAATTGATGTATGATGCTTCAATGGATTTAGAGCATAATTCCATCGAATTTGGTTACGATAGTGTGCTTCTCTTAGGGGGAGGCAGAGACAAAGCAATTTTGAGATCGGTCGATGGTGGCGTCACATGGGAAAATGTATTAAATCTTTACAATCCATTGTACTACGAGTATATTACTGATTTTATTTTCGGACCTAACCAGGTAATATATGCATGTTCCAGATTTACTTACAATTGGAGTAATAATAACCCCAAAGTTTATTATTCCACAGATAATGGTAATACCTGGTCAGTTTTTTTTGATCCATATACTGAATGTGGTTTTGAAACAATTGAATTTGATAACCTGGGCCGGCTACTAATAGGTGGATGGGGTGGAATTTACCGCTATGATTTTTCTACAACCATTTGGGAACACATTAGTCTTAACACTATAGTTAGTGATATCTTTACTGTTTCAGATGGTAGAATATTTCTTGCTTGTGACCCAAGTGCTGGTGGATGGGGAGGAGTATTACAATCTGTAGATTCTGGAAATACTTATTCCTTACCACTTAACAGTGGATTAAATAGTTTGAACGCACAAATGTTCGCTTGTGATTATATTGGAAGATTATTGTTGATATCATGGAATTTCATATATTATAGTAATGATACAATTTTTACTCCAGTGCCTGATTTGACTGAAGAAAACATTTGTTCTGTAACTTGCTATCCAAATCCATTCAAGGATTATATTATATTTCAATCCAATATTAATGATAATACAAATATCGAGATATTTAAAACTGATGGCAAATTGATTCAGAATTTTGTTTTAGGACCTTATCATGAACAGAAATTACCCACGGAAAAATTTTTAACCGGCTTATATATAGTTTCGATAGAGGTCGAATCTAATAGATATTATATAAAACTCATTCATTATTAA
- a CDS encoding IS3 family transposase — translation MHEISVRQACKAVKLPRSTYSYQAKPNIDTDVIQELGRLVDEHPAIGFWKSNHRLRRQGKGWNHKRVYRVYTQMKLNIRRRAKKRLPARVKQALFQPSATNQTWSIDFMIDNLWDGRRFRLLNVIDDYIS, via the coding sequence ATGCATGAGATCAGTGTTCGTCAGGCGTGCAAAGCAGTTAAGTTACCACGTTCAACATATTCTTATCAGGCAAAGCCAAACATAGATACTGATGTGATCCAGGAACTTGGCAGACTGGTAGATGAACATCCAGCAATAGGGTTCTGGAAAAGCAACCACCGACTGAGAAGGCAAGGAAAAGGATGGAATCATAAGCGTGTTTACAGGGTGTATACCCAAATGAAATTAAACATTAGGCGTAGAGCAAAGAAAAGATTACCAGCAAGAGTTAAACAGGCATTGTTCCAACCAAGTGCAACTAACCAGACTTGGTCCATAGACTTCATGATAGATAATTTATGGGATGGCAGGCGTTTCAGGTTACTGAATGTGATCGATGATTATATTAGTTGA
- a CDS encoding transposase codes for MKKTRFTETQIVAILKKQEAGMKIADICREPGISDATFYNWKTKYGGLEVRNVKRLKELEAENFKLKKMYAELRMENYALKDLISKKL; via the coding sequence ATGAAAAAGACAAGATTTACAGAGACCCAAATTGTTGCAATCCTGAAGAAGCAGGAAGCAGGAATGAAAATAGCTGATATATGCAGAGAGCCTGGTATTAGTGATGCTACTTTTTACAACTGGAAAACCAAATATGGCGGATTGGAAGTTAGGAATGTCAAAAGGCTTAAAGAGCTTGAAGCAGAAAACTTTAAACTTAAAAAGATGTATGCAGAGCTGAGAATGGAGAATTACGCATTAAAGGACTTAATATCAAAAAAGTTGTAA
- a CDS encoding RHS repeat-associated core domain-containing protein, which produces MLYPNSSPGTIDQLKYYYGNKLIAVNDDVAGSNWDDFTDNGLIIIPNPNIPDEWEFKYDNNGNLVSDKNKGIISINYNHFNLPISINHAEDSRVEYLYDPLGNKLRQSYYKRGRIEKTTDFVGNFVYENGTLAWVMNNEGRIVEMERESYSPEFHLKDHLGNVRVVLKPVEHEVLVQQVNSYYPFGLNIKGLTANATDILHKNEYLYNGKMHQDEMGLNWLDYGARFYDPVLGRWHSVDPKAEKYKFLSPFNYCTNNPIRFIDPKGEEIAEGSMDEWNRRKGAVEDKKKSLEKKYDNAKSEKKKEKVLNRLNELNSSLNGMAMMEDSKDFTFHLNSDAIEPKLSTIDNKNINVNYAGSTSSFVHESKHGEQLCLGDLNFAKNSKGNYEQGNKYGVSDEVDAYKAEFAFSNNLIFNYFDPNSKEAYNLSKSKSNDDLYHYFDVQIRDFNSINPATVSTMRENGKLLYPKSEDKNKSIEWKNN; this is translated from the coding sequence TTGCTATATCCTAATTCATCTCCTGGTACAATCGACCAACTAAAGTATTATTATGGCAATAAGCTTATTGCAGTCAATGATGATGTTGCAGGAAGTAATTGGGATGATTTTACAGATAATGGGCTAATAATAATCCCTAACCCAAACATCCCTGATGAATGGGAGTTTAAGTATGATAATAACGGAAATCTGGTGTCAGATAAAAATAAGGGAATCATTAGCATAAATTATAATCATTTCAATTTACCAATTTCTATCAACCATGCAGAAGACAGCCGAGTTGAGTACCTTTATGATCCGCTCGGAAACAAACTAAGACAATCTTATTACAAAAGAGGAAGAATTGAAAAGACAACAGATTTTGTTGGGAATTTTGTTTATGAGAATGGCACTCTAGCTTGGGTGATGAATAATGAAGGACGAATTGTTGAGATGGAACGAGAAAGCTACTCACCGGAATTTCACTTAAAAGATCACCTGGGAAATGTTAGGGTTGTGCTCAAACCTGTAGAACACGAAGTACTTGTTCAACAGGTAAATAGTTATTATCCATTTGGTTTAAATATAAAAGGTCTCACTGCTAATGCTACAGATATACTTCATAAAAATGAGTATCTTTATAATGGCAAAATGCATCAGGATGAAATGGGGTTGAATTGGTTGGATTACGGAGCCAGGTTTTATGATCCCGTACTGGGGAGGTGGCATAGCGTGGACCCCAAAGCAGAAAAGTACAAATTTTTAAGTCCTTTTAATTATTGTACTAATAACCCGATTAGATTTATCGATCCAAAAGGAGAAGAAATTGCTGAAGGTTCAATGGATGAATGGAACAGAAGAAAAGGTGCGGTTGAAGATAAAAAGAAATCACTTGAAAAGAAATATGATAATGCTAAAAGTGAAAAGAAAAAGGAAAAAGTCTTAAACAGGTTGAATGAGTTAAATTCCTCATTAAATGGAATGGCCATGATGGAGGATAGCAAGGATTTTACTTTTCATTTAAATTCTGATGCTATTGAACCAAAATTATCCACAATAGACAATAAGAACATTAATGTAAATTATGCAGGATCAACAAGTTCATTTGTTCATGAATCAAAACATGGAGAACAATTGTGTTTAGGTGATCTAAACTTCGCTAAGAATTCTAAAGGGAATTATGAACAAGGAAACAAATATGGAGTATCTGACGAAGTTGATGCTTACAAGGCTGAATTTGCTTTTAGTAACAATTTGATTTTTAATTATTTTGATCCTAATAGCAAAGAAGCGTATAACCTATCAAAGTCAAAATCAAATGATGATCTTTATCACTATTTTGATGTACAAATTAGAGACTTTAATAGTATCAATCCTGCCACTGTATCAACAATGAGGGAAAATGGGAAATTGTTGTATCCTAAAAGCGAAGATAAAAATAAGTCAATTGAATGGAAAAATAACTAA
- a CDS encoding transposase, which produces MLRILNLWPRLARYVEDGRFLIDKNLFENSIRPVALGRKNYLFAGSHEAAQQAAILYSLLASCKINNVEPFDWLKRTLEIISDYPANQLHKLLPEQI; this is translated from the coding sequence ATGTTGAGAATACTGAATCTATGGCCACGTTTAGCCCGGTATGTTGAAGATGGCAGATTCCTTATCGATAAAAACCTTTTCGAAAACAGCATTCGCCCGGTTGCCTTAGGACGCAAGAATTATCTCTTTGCCGGATCACACGAAGCTGCACAGCAGGCTGCTATTTTATATTCATTATTAGCAAGTTGCAAAATAAACAACGTGGAGCCTTTTGATTGGTTAAAACGCACCCTCGAAATTATCTCCGATTATCCAGCAAATCAACTGCACAAACTTCTGCCCGAGCAAATATAG